The Microplitis mediator isolate UGA2020A chromosome 4, iyMicMedi2.1, whole genome shotgun sequence nucleotide sequence GTTGTAGCGGTCTTCAGGGTGACTACTCGAGTCAACCCATCTCGTCCTGGATGTAATGCTAGTACTCTAGCGAGTGGCCATTTTGATGGTGGGAACCTCTCATCAGTCAGCAGGACTAATGAGTCCACTTTGATGATATTAGATGGATGATGCCACTTAGAGATTGATTGATGTCGTTGTAAATACTCGGACGACCATCTAGTCCAGAATGTCTGGAACATTTGTTGTAATTGTTGCCAGCGTGACAACGTAGCGGTATTGTTTTCCAGTAGCGACGGTCCTGGTACAGCGATTAGAGGTTCACCATTGAGAAAGTGTCCAGGAGTCAAAGCGGTTAAGTCTGCAGGATCTTCAAATAGCGGAGCGATCGGTCTTGAATTGAGCACAGCTTCAATCTGTGTTAGCACTGTAGCGAGTTGGTCGTAAGTCAATAGCGATTCACCAATAGTTCGAATAAGATGGAACTTGATTGACTTGACGGCTGCTTCCCACTTGCCACCAAAATGGGGAGCACTTGGCGGGTTGAACTTCCAGTCTGTGCCATCTGTAGCGAGTAAGTACTGAAGTTCCCGTAGCTGTCTCGATCCTGCTGCGAATTCTCTCTTTAGCGTGGCGTCTGCTCCTACAAAATTTGTACCACAGTCCGAGTATAGGGTACTGCAGGCGCCTCTCCTACTAGTGAATCTTCTGAATGCTGCGACGAAAGCGTCGGTAGAATAGTCGATGACAATTTCAATGTGTATAGCGGACGTAGCGAGACATACGAATACAGCGATCCAACCTTTATAAGTTTTCGCACCTCGACCTTGAAATGTCTTCAGTGTTACTGGCCCAGCGTAGTCTATTCCAGTGTGTAAGAATGCTTTAGATGGTCTTACACGAGCGGATGGCAATTGTCCCATTAATTGTTGTGCACGAACACCTCTATGTCTCGTGCACACGACGCAGCGAAGAATGTGAGACCTGACTGGAACACGCCCACCTTCTATCCAGACAGATCTCCGTAGATTAGCGAGAGTCAATTGAGTTCCCCCGTGGAATGTTTTCTGATGCGAATGTTCTATCAGTAGCGTAGTTAAGCATGATGATCTTGGTAAAATAGCTGGATTTTTCTGATCATCATCGAGTAGAGAACTCTTCAAGCGACCGCCGACTCTGAGTACTCCATTGTAGTTGACGTAGGGAATCAATTTAGCGAGACGATGATTTCGTTGTAGAGAATCACCATCTTTCAGTAGTTTCAGCTCCTGTGAATAGTACTGACTTTGCGTATACTTGATCAGCAAAGTCTTAGCGAGTTCCAGGTCAACTGTAGAGAGTGGTGTGGCCAATGTGGGCTGTggcacttttttaaatttagcgaTGGCACGTAGGCAGATACCAAGCGTGCGAAGTAGTGGTGACAACTTAGAAAATTTGTCCAGTAGCGTATGTAGCGGGTGTGAATCTGCCTTGAAGATGGTAAAAACCAGACCTGGACGTTCCTCAAGATGTGATACCGTCTGCGTAGGGATGTCAAAAGATGGCCAGTTTTCTTTTGATTGACTGAGCCACTTAGGTCCCGTCCACCATAGCGAATGCTGTTCTAGTTTAGCTGCTGTTAAACCTCTTGAAGCGCAGTCAGCTGGGTTAAGTTTCCCTGGAAAAAAACCCAATTGACACTTGGTAGCGATTCTTGAATCTTGGTAACTCTGTTGCGAATGTAGACTTTCCATCTAGCGGGGTTGTTTCGTATCCACGTTACGGATACAGCGGAGTCTGTCCACAAGAAAATTGGTACATTTTCAAGTTTCAAGACATTCTTAATGTAGAGTACCAGTTGAGCGAGTAAGACAGCGGCATTGAGCTCCATTCTTGGTATTGAAATTGGTTTCAGTGGTGCAACTTGTGTTTTGGCACACACTAGCGAAATATTGGAGCTTCCTGTAGCGTCAGTAACCTTTAAGTAGACGACAGCAGCCATAGCGAGTTGAGAAGCGTCAGAGAATCCATGTAATTCAATCGATACACCAGTCCTTACATGATTCCAGCGAGGTATCTGAATCTTCGAGATCTGATGTAGTTCATCTCGAAACAAATTCCACTCTTGAAGAAGCAACGGTGATAGCGTAGCATCCCAATCGAAGTTCTGCAGCCATAGCTTCTGCATGAACATCTTGGCTCTTACGATGATAGGTGCCAAAAACCCAAGCGGGTCAAACAAGCGAGCAATTTCAGATAAAATTGTGCGTTTAGTAGTTGGAGATGCTTCTGGTAGCGAATAACCGAGTTGGAATTTATCTTGAGTAGAATTCCAGGTTAATCCAAGCACTTTTACTGTAGTATCCCCAAGTTCTCGTGGTGTATCTTCTTGGGTTTCGACTGGAGCGACTTGAGACAGTAATTCTATTGAATTACTTGCCCATTTTGCAAGCGGGAAGCATCCTGCGGcacacatattttttgtatcgAGAGCAACTTCAATTGCCTCAGCGAGTTC carries:
- the LOC130666763 gene encoding uncharacterized protein LOC130666763; the protein is MESLHSQQSYQDSRIATKCQLGFFPGKLNPADCASRGLTAAKLEQHSLWWTGPKWLSQSKENWPSFDIPTQTVSHLEERPGLVFTIFKADSHPLHTLLDKFSKLSPLLRTLGICLRAIAKFKKVPQPTLATPLSTVDLELAKTLLIKYTQSQYYSQELKLLKDGDSLQRNHRLAKLIPYVNYNGVLRVGGRLKSSLLDDDQKNPAILPRSSCLTTLLIEHSHQKTFHGGTQLTLANLRRSVWIEGGRVPVRSHILRCVVCTRHRGVRAQQLMGQLPSARVRPSKAFLHTGIDYAGPVTLKTFQGRGAKTYKGWIAVFVCLATSAIHIEIVIDYSTDAFVAAFRRFTSRRGACSTLYSDCGTNFVGADATLKREFAAGSRQLRELQYLLATDGTDWKFNPPSAPHFGGKWEAAVKSIKFHLIRTIGESLLTYDQLATVLTQIEAVLNSRPIAPLFEDPADLTALTPGHFLNGEPLIAVPGPSLLENNTATLSRWQQLQQMFQTFWTRWSSEYLQRHQSISKWHHPSNIIKVDSLVLLTDERFPPSKWPLARVLALHPGRDGLTRVVTLKTATTELVRPIAKLCVLPVHSPDDNPVDTVTSAGENVQSRANSLPPENAEPHQ